The region GCCGTATCTGGGCCGCGTCCACCAATGCCTTCATCAACACCGGTGACGGCCTGGGCATGGCGGCTCGTGCCGGCATCGCGCTGCAGGACATGGAGTTCTGGCAGTTCCACCCGACCGGCGTGGCCGGCGCGGGTGTGCTGATCACCGAAGGCGTGCGTGGCGAAGGCGGCATCCTGTTGAACAAGGATGGCGAGCGCTTCATGGAGCGCTATGCGCCCACGCTGAAGGATCTGGCGCCGCGTGACTTCGTGTCGCGTTCGATGGACCAGGAAATCAAGGAAGGCCGCGGTTGCGGTCCGGACGGCAGCTACGTGGTGCTGAAGCTGGATCACCTGGGCGCCGACGTCATCAACAAGCGTCTGCCCTCGATCCGCGAAATCGCCATCAAGTTCGGCAACGTCGATCCGATCAAGGAACCGATCCCGGTCGTGCCCACCATCCACTATCAGATGGGCGGCATCCCGGCGAACTACCATGGCCAGGTGGTCGACTGGAAGGACGGCGAGTCCAAGGTCGTCAACGGCCTGTACGCCATCGGCGAATGCGCCGCGGTGTCGGTGCACGGCGCCAACCGCCTGGGCACCAACTCGCTGCTGGACCTGATCGTGTTCGGTCGCGCCACCGGCAACCACATCGTCAACTCGCACCCCGAGCGTCAACGCGCGCACCAGACGGTGTCGCAGTCGTCCATCGATTTTTCGCTGGACCGCGTCAACGCCCTGGAAAACCGTACCGGCGGCGAGAAGACCCAATACGTGGCCAACGCGATTCGCGCGTCGATGCAGCGTCATTGCGGCGTGTTCCGCACGCTGGACCTGTTGAACGAAGGCGTGGGGCAGATCGAAGAGCTGGCCCTGCAGGCCAACAACATCTCGTTCAACGACAAGTCCAAGGTGTTCAACACGGCTCGTATCGAGGCGCTGGAACTGGCCAACATGACCGAAGTGGCGCGCGCCACCATCAAGTCGGCCGCCAACCGCACCGAGAGCCGTGGCGCCCACGCCCTGGACGACCACCCGACCCGCGACGACGAGAACTGGCTGAAGCACACCCTCTGGTACACGGAAGGCAGCCGTCTGGACTACAAACCGGTTCAGATGAAGCCCCTGACCGTCGAGTCCTTCCCGCCCAAGGCGCGTACTTTCTAAGCAGGATGCCCGCATGAGCACCAAGCGTATCGTTAAATTCGAGATCTACCGCTACGATCCTGACAAGGACGAGCGTCCGTATATGCAGAAGCTGGACGTCGAACTCCAGCCCACCGACAAGATGCTTCTTGATGCGCTGGTGCGTATCAAGAACGATGTCGACGACAGCCTGGCCCTGCGCCGCTCGTGCCGTGAAGGCGTGTGCGGTTCGGACGCCATGAACATCAACGGGAAGAACGGGCTTGCCTGTACAACCAACCTGCTCGAGCTCAAGGAACCTATCGTTCTGAAGCCGCTGCCAGGCTTGCCGGTGATTCGCGATCTGATCGTGGACATGACGCACTTCTTCAACCAGTATCACTCGATCAAGCCGTATCTGATCAACGATACGCCGCCCCCCGAGCGCGAGCGTCTGCAGTCGCCGGAAGCGCGCGAGGAACTGGACGGTCTGTATGAGTGCATCCTGTGTGCGTGCTGCTCGACGTCCTGCCCGTCGTTCTGGTGGAACCCGGACAAGTTCGTCGGCCCCGCTGGCCTGCTGCAAGCCTACCGCTTCATCGCCGATAGCCGCGATGAAGCCACGGGCTCGCGTCTGGACAACCTGGAGGATCCGTATCGACTGTTCCGTTGCCACACCATCATGAACTGCGTCGACGTTTGCCCGAAGGGTCTGAACCCGACGAAGGCAATCGGCAAGATCAAGGAACTGATGGTTCGGCGAGCAGTCTAGTCATAGAAAGGTGTGAATATGAGCGAGCTGACCGATCTTGATCGCACCCGCCTGCGCTGGCGGGCGCGGCGCGGTCTGCTCGAGAACGACCTGATTATTACCAAGTACCTGGACGCGTACGAGTCGTCCTTGTCGAATGAGGACGTTGCTGGCTTGACGCAATTGTTCGAACTCGGCGACAACGACTTGCTCGATCTGTTGCTGGCGAGAAAAGAGCCGGAAGGCGATCTGGATACGCCGAAGCTACGCGAAATCATCCACAAGATGCGCGAGCTATAACTTAGAGAGGAATGTGATGAAACTGTCAGACAAAAAAGCCACCCTATCTTTTTCGGACGGCTCCGCTCCCGTCGATTTTCCGATTTACCAGGGTACGGTAGGTCCGGACGTCATCGACATTCGCAAGTTGTACGGTCAGACCGGCATGTTCACGTATGACCCGGGCTTCATGTCCACGGCAGCGTGCTCCTCGGCCATCACCTATATCGATGGCGACAAGGGCGAGTTGCTGTATCGCGGCTACCCCATCGAGCAGCTGGCGGTGAACTGCGACTTCCTCGATATCTGCTACCTGATCCTGAATGGTGAATTGCCCGACGTCGCTCAAAAGGCGGACTTCGACTCGCAAGTCACCAATCACACGATGGTCAACGAGCAGCTGCACTTCTTCCTGCGTGGCTTCCGCCGTGACGCGCACCCGATGGCTGTGTTGACCGGTCTGGTCGGCGCACTGTCGGCGTTCTATCACGACTCGCTGGACATCACCAATCCGCAGCACCGTCACATCTCCGCGATCCGTCTGATCGCCAAGATGCCGACCCTGGTGGCGATGGCGTACAAGTACTCGCAAGGCCAGCCCTTCATCTATCCGCAGAACGACCTGTCGTACACCGGCAACTTCCTGCGCATGATGTTCGCGACGCCGTGCGCGGACTACAAGGTGAATGACGTGGTCGAGCGCGCGCTGGACCGCATCTTCATCCTGCATGCCGATCACGAGCAGAATGCTTCGACTTCGACCGTGCGTCTGTGCGGTTCGTCGGGCACCAACCCGTTCGCGGCCATCGCTGCTGGCGTGGCTTGCCTGTGGGGTCCCGCTCACGGTGGCGCCAACGAAGCTTGCCTGCAGATGCTGGAACAGCTGCAAGCCGAAGGCGGCGTGGCCAAGGTTGGCGAGTTCATGGAGAAGGTCAAGGACAAGAACTCGGGCGTGCGCCTGATGGGCTTTGGCCACCGCGTGTACAAGAACTACGACCCGCGCGCCAAGCTGATGCAGCAGACGTGCAAGGAAGTGCTGGCGGCCCTGGGCCTGGAAAACGATCCGCTGTTCAAGCTCTCCATGGAGCTGGAGCGTATCGCCCTGGAAGATCCGTACTTCGTGGATCGCAAGCTGTACCCGAACGTCGACTTCTACTCGGGCATCGTGCAACGCGCCATCGGCATCCCCACCGCGCTGTTCACCGCCAACTTCGCGCTGGCTCGCACCGTGGGCTGGATCGCCCAGTGGAACGAAATGCTGTCGGATCCCGATTACAAGATCGGCCGTCCGCGTCAGCTGTTCACCGGTTCGGTGTCGCGCGACGTTCCGACCCGCGCCAAGAAGTAATCGCGCTGTCCGCGCCGGGTTACTCCGGCGTTAGCGATGAAAAAAGCCTGTGCTTAACGCACAGGCTTTTTTTTGCCTTCGCGCCACGTAAGGGCGTGTCGGATCAGTCCTATTTTTGCGGTGACATGGAACGACCGGACGGAGAGTTTTCCGTAAGCAAGGGGCGACGTTGTGGCGCTTGCGACAAAGCGCTTCCGGGAACTGAAGGAGTCGAGACCATGAGCAAGCAAACATATGGCAGCGTATGGGATGCCATAGAGGACACGCCGGCA is a window of Bordetella sp. N DNA encoding:
- the sdhA gene encoding succinate dehydrogenase flavoprotein subunit; translation: MVAVKKSLPRRQFDVVVVGAGGAGMRCSLQLSQAGLSVAVLSKVFPTRSHTVAAQGGVSASLGNMSEDNWYWHMYDTVKGSDWLGDQDAIEFMCREAPSAVYEMEHFGMPFDRNADGTIYQRPFGGHTANFGEKPVQRACAAADRTGHALLHTLYQRNVATRTQFFVEWMALDLVRAENGDVVGVTALEMETGEIYLLEAKTTVLATGGAGRIWAASTNAFINTGDGLGMAARAGIALQDMEFWQFHPTGVAGAGVLITEGVRGEGGILLNKDGERFMERYAPTLKDLAPRDFVSRSMDQEIKEGRGCGPDGSYVVLKLDHLGADVINKRLPSIREIAIKFGNVDPIKEPIPVVPTIHYQMGGIPANYHGQVVDWKDGESKVVNGLYAIGECAAVSVHGANRLGTNSLLDLIVFGRATGNHIVNSHPERQRAHQTVSQSSIDFSLDRVNALENRTGGEKTQYVANAIRASMQRHCGVFRTLDLLNEGVGQIEELALQANNISFNDKSKVFNTARIEALELANMTEVARATIKSAANRTESRGAHALDDHPTRDDENWLKHTLWYTEGSRLDYKPVQMKPLTVESFPPKARTF
- the gltA gene encoding citrate synthase, which encodes MKLSDKKATLSFSDGSAPVDFPIYQGTVGPDVIDIRKLYGQTGMFTYDPGFMSTAACSSAITYIDGDKGELLYRGYPIEQLAVNCDFLDICYLILNGELPDVAQKADFDSQVTNHTMVNEQLHFFLRGFRRDAHPMAVLTGLVGALSAFYHDSLDITNPQHRHISAIRLIAKMPTLVAMAYKYSQGQPFIYPQNDLSYTGNFLRMMFATPCADYKVNDVVERALDRIFILHADHEQNASTSTVRLCGSSGTNPFAAIAAGVACLWGPAHGGANEACLQMLEQLQAEGGVAKVGEFMEKVKDKNSGVRLMGFGHRVYKNYDPRAKLMQQTCKEVLAALGLENDPLFKLSMELERIALEDPYFVDRKLYPNVDFYSGIVQRAIGIPTALFTANFALARTVGWIAQWNEMLSDPDYKIGRPRQLFTGSVSRDVPTRAKK
- a CDS encoding succinate dehydrogenase assembly factor 2 encodes the protein MSELTDLDRTRLRWRARRGLLENDLIITKYLDAYESSLSNEDVAGLTQLFELGDNDLLDLLLARKEPEGDLDTPKLREIIHKMREL
- a CDS encoding succinate dehydrogenase iron-sulfur subunit, with translation MSTKRIVKFEIYRYDPDKDERPYMQKLDVELQPTDKMLLDALVRIKNDVDDSLALRRSCREGVCGSDAMNINGKNGLACTTNLLELKEPIVLKPLPGLPVIRDLIVDMTHFFNQYHSIKPYLINDTPPPERERLQSPEAREELDGLYECILCACCSTSCPSFWWNPDKFVGPAGLLQAYRFIADSRDEATGSRLDNLEDPYRLFRCHTIMNCVDVCPKGLNPTKAIGKIKELMVRRAV